In one window of Gorilla gorilla gorilla isolate KB3781 chromosome 2, NHGRI_mGorGor1-v2.1_pri, whole genome shotgun sequence DNA:
- the EPM2AIP1 gene encoding EPM2A-interacting protein 1, translating into MWMTPKRSKMEVDEALVFRPEWTQRYLVVEPPEGDGALCLVCRRLIVATRERDVRRHYEAEHEYYERYVADGERAALVERLRQGDLPVASFTPEERAARAGLGLCRLLALKGRGWGEGDFVYQCMEVLLREVLPEHVSVLQGVDLSPEITRQRILSIDRNLRNQLFNRARNFKAYSLALDDQAFVAYENYLLVFIRGVGPELEVQEDLLTIINLTHHFSVGALMSAILEALQTAGLSLQRMVGLTTTHTLRMIGENSGLVSYMREKAVSPNCWNVIHYSGFLHLELLSSYDVDVNQIINTISEWIVLIKTRGVRRPEFQTLLTESESEHGERVNGRCLNNWLRRGKTLKLIFSLRKEMEAFLVSVGATTVHFSDKQWLCDFGFLVDIMEHLRELSEELRVSKVFAAAAFDHICTFEVKLNLFQRHIEEKNLTDFPALREVVDELKQQNKEDQKIFDPDRYQMVICRLQKEFERHFKDLRFIKKDLELFSNPFNFKPEYAPISVRVELTKLQANTNLWNEYRIKDLGQFYAGLSAESYPIIKGVACKVASLFDSNQICEKAFSYLTRNQHTLSQPLTDEHLQALFRVATTEMEPGWDDLVRERNESNP; encoded by the coding sequence ATGTGGATGACGCCCAAAAGAAGCAAGATGGAAGTCGACGAGGCTCTAGTTTTCCGGCCCGAGTGGACCCAGCGTTATTTGGTGGTGGAGCCTCCGGAGGGCGATGGGGCCCTGTGCCTGGTCTGTCGCCGCCTCATCGTAGCTACCCGCGAACGCGACGTCAGGCGCCACTACGAGGCTGAGCACGAATACTACGAGCGGTATGTGGCGGACGGCGAGCGCGCGGCCCTGGTGGAGCGTCTGCGTCAGGGCGACTTGCCCGTGGCCTCCTTCACTCCTGAAGAGAGAGCTGCTCGTGCAGGCCTCGGGCTCTGCCGCCTCTTGGCCTTGAAGGGTCGCGGCTGGGGTGAGGGGGACTTTGTATACCAGTGCATGGAGGTGTTGCTGAGAGAGGTACTGCCCGAGCATGTAAGCGTCCTGCAAGGCGTTGACTTATCTCCAGAGATCACAAGGCAGAGGATCCTGAGCATTGACAGGAATTTACGCAACCAGCTTTTTAACCGAGCCAGGAACTTTAAAGCCTACTCTCTTGCCTTGGACGACCAGGCTTTTGTGGCCTATGAGAACTACCTCCTGGTCTTTATCCGCGGTGTAGGCCCTGAGTTGGAGGTGCAAGAAGATCTTCTGACCATAATCAACCTGACTCATCATTTCAGTGTTGGTGCGCTCATGTCGGCAATCCTAGAGGCCCTGCAGACAGCAGGGCTTAGCTTGCAGAGAATGGTTGGACTGACCACGACCCATACTTTGAGGATGATTGGTGAGAACTCAGGACTCGTCTCATACATGAGAGAAAAGGCCGTAAGCCCCAACTGTTGGAATGTCATTCATTATTCAGGATTTCTTCACTTGGAACTGTTGAGCTCTTATGATGTAGATGTTAATCAGATCATAAATACCATATCCGAATGGATAGTTTTGATTAAGACCAGAGGCGTTAGGCGACCTGAATTTCAGACTTTACTAACGGAATCTGAATCAGAGCATGGTGAAAGGGTTAATGGACGATGTCTGAACAATTGGCTTAGGAGAGGGAAAACTTTAAAACTAATATTCTctctaagaaaagaaatggaagcgTTCTTGGTTTCAGTAGGGGCAACAACAGTCCACTTCTCAGACAAACAATGGCTTTGTGACTTTGGCTTCTTGGTGGACATTATGGAACACCTTCGAGAACTCAGTGAAGAATTACGAGTTAGTAAAGTCTTTGCTGCTGCTGCCTTTGACCATATTTGTACTTTCGAAGTTAAGCTGAATTTATTTCAAAGACATattgaggaaaaaaatctaacagaCTTTCCTGCCCTCAGGGAAGTTGTTGATGAGCTAAAACAGCAAAATAAGGAAgatcaaaaaatatttgatccTGATAGGTATCAAATGGTGATCTGTCGTCTCCAAAAAGAATTTGAGAGACATTTTAAGGACCTCAGGTTCATTAAAAAGGACTTAGAACTTTTTTCAAATCCTTTTAACTTTAAACCTGAATATGCACCTATTTCAGTGAGGGTGGAGCTAACAAAACTTCAGGCAAACACTAATCTTTGGAATGAATACAGAATCAAAGACTTGGGGCAGTTTTATGCTGGATTGTCTGCTGAATCCTACCCAATTATCAAAGGGGTTGCCTGTAAGGTGGCATCCTTGTTTGATAGTAACCAAATCTGTGAAAAGGCTTTTTCATATTTGACTCGAAACCAACACACTTTGAGTCAGCCATTAACAGATGAGCATCTCCAAGCCCTGTTTCGGGTTGCCACAACTGAAATGGAGCCCGGTTGGGATGATCTtgtgagagaaagaaatgaatctAATCCATAA